A window from Roseburia sp. 499 encodes these proteins:
- a CDS encoding acyl-CoA thioesterase: MVYMEKLKSYKHKVQYYETDAMAIVHHSNYIRWFEEARLDYLEQIGLPYDEIERRQIMIPVLGASCQYRQAVKFGESVWIDTEITSFNGLKFSVAYKVYDESRTVLHAEGTTEHCFLDAQFRPIRLKKVAPDIYEKFSACLN, encoded by the coding sequence ATGGTTTACATGGAAAAATTAAAATCTTATAAACACAAAGTACAATATTATGAAACTGATGCAATGGCAATAGTGCATCATTCCAATTATATCCGGTGGTTTGAAGAAGCGAGATTGGATTATTTGGAGCAGATTGGTCTTCCGTATGATGAGATTGAAAGACGACAGATTATGATTCCGGTATTGGGAGCATCCTGTCAATATCGTCAAGCTGTAAAGTTTGGAGAAAGTGTATGGATTGATACGGAGATTACCAGTTTTAACGGATTGAAGTTTTCGGTTGCCTATAAGGTCTATGATGAGAGCCGTACCGTTCTTCATGCAGAGGGGACTACGGAACACTGCTTTTTAGATGCACAGTTTCGGCCTATTCGATTGAAAAAAGTGGCACCGGATATCTATGAGAAATTTTCCGCTTGTCTGAATTGA
- a CDS encoding DUF362 domain-containing protein, giving the protein MAYVITDACVSCGTCEGECPVGAISAGDGKFEINADSCVDCGTCAGACPTGAIEQG; this is encoded by the coding sequence ATGGCATACGTAATTACTGACGCTTGTGTAAGCTGTGGTACATGTGAAGGAGAATGTCCAGTAGGCGCTATCTCCGCTGGTGATGGCAAATTCGAAATCAACGCTGATTCTTGCGTAGATTGTGGTACATGCGCTGGTGCTTGTCCTACAGGAGCTATTGAGCAGGGCTAA
- a CDS encoding MerR family transcriptional regulator has translation MEKLRYMISDAANIVNVESHVLRYWEEELELQIPRNEMGHRYYTEENIAQFQKIKEWKEKGYQLKAIRMMIHNGETTMEKAQDFEENQVISSMQQPIVSNKHHNNSALNTVKLEQFQNMMIGIVKQAVEANNQALGKEVGIQVGDRVLKEMNYLMREQDEAEEERFRKLDEAIRNHQKGKRFRKEKTEKKLFVKKKLNPNLTT, from the coding sequence GTGGAAAAATTACGCTATATGATTTCAGACGCGGCAAATATAGTGAATGTAGAGTCTCACGTCTTACGATATTGGGAAGAAGAACTAGAACTTCAAATTCCCAGAAATGAGATGGGGCACCGCTATTATACAGAAGAGAATATAGCGCAGTTTCAAAAGATAAAAGAGTGGAAGGAAAAAGGATATCAGCTAAAGGCAATCCGAATGATGATACATAATGGAGAAACAACAATGGAAAAAGCGCAAGATTTTGAAGAAAATCAGGTGATTTCCAGTATGCAGCAGCCGATAGTTTCTAATAAACATCATAATAATTCCGCTTTAAACACTGTCAAGCTGGAACAATTTCAAAATATGATGATAGGGATTGTGAAGCAGGCAGTTGAAGCCAACAATCAGGCGTTGGGAAAGGAGGTTGGAATCCAGGTAGGAGACAGGGTCTTAAAAGAAATGAATTATCTTATGAGAGAGCAGGATGAGGCAGAGGAAGAACGGTTTCGAAAACTGGATGAAGCGATTCGGAATCATCAGAAGGGAAAACGGTTCCGAAAAGAAAAAACGGAGAAAAAATTGTTTGTAAAGAAAAAATTGAATCCAAATTTAACAACATAA
- the dnaB gene encoding replicative DNA helicase, which produces MEEALIKRIMPNSLEAEQSVIGSMIMDKEAIVIASETLIKEDFYHQQYGILFEAMIELYNEEQPVDVVTLQNRLREKDVPAELSSMEFVGELVTAVPTSANIKYYANIVKEKATLRKLIKVNEEIANECYLQNESVDDIMADTEKKIFNLLQNKSGGDYVPIKTVVINALEKIEQASKTKGSVTGIATGFVDLDYRMSGLQPSDLILVAARPSMGKTAFVLNIAQYVAFHSDLCTAIFSLEMSKEQLVNRLFSLESRVDAQLLRSGNLADSDWEKLIEGAGTIGRSKLIIDDTPGISISELRSKCRKYKLEHDLKLIIIDYLQLMSGNGKSDSRQQEISDISRSLKSLARELNVPVIALSQLSRQVEQRPDHRPMLSDLRESGAIEQDADVVMFIYRDDYYNKDTPDKNIAEIIIAKQRNGPIGTVNLVWLPQYTKFANMEKN; this is translated from the coding sequence ATGGAGGAAGCTCTTATCAAACGGATTATGCCAAATAGTCTCGAAGCAGAGCAGTCGGTTATCGGTTCCATGATTATGGACAAGGAGGCAATTGTTATTGCCTCTGAAACTTTGATAAAGGAAGATTTTTATCATCAGCAGTATGGAATTTTGTTTGAAGCCATGATTGAGTTGTACAATGAAGAACAGCCGGTGGATGTGGTTACTTTACAGAATCGTTTGCGTGAAAAGGATGTTCCGGCGGAACTGAGTAGTATGGAATTTGTGGGAGAGCTGGTAACGGCTGTGCCAACTTCTGCAAATATTAAATATTATGCCAATATTGTCAAGGAAAAAGCAACCCTGCGTAAGCTTATCAAGGTAAATGAAGAGATTGCAAATGAATGTTATCTTCAGAACGAGAGTGTAGATGACATTATGGCGGATACAGAAAAGAAGATATTTAATCTTTTGCAAAATAAAAGTGGCGGGGATTATGTACCGATTAAGACGGTAGTAATTAATGCACTGGAGAAAATTGAACAGGCATCTAAGACGAAAGGAAGCGTTACGGGAATTGCAACCGGATTTGTGGATTTGGATTACCGGATGTCCGGGCTTCAACCATCTGACCTGATTCTTGTTGCAGCACGTCCTTCTATGGGAAAAACGGCGTTCGTCTTAAATATAGCGCAGTATGTGGCGTTCCACAGTGATTTATGTACGGCTATCTTCAGTCTGGAAATGTCAAAGGAGCAGTTGGTAAACCGTCTGTTCTCCCTTGAATCCAGAGTGGATGCGCAGTTACTTCGTTCCGGTAATCTTGCGGACTCTGATTGGGAAAAGCTGATAGAGGGAGCGGGTACCATTGGACGTTCCAAATTGATTATTGATGATACGCCGGGTATTTCGATTTCTGAGTTGCGTTCTAAGTGTCGTAAGTATAAGTTAGAACATGATTTGAAACTGATTATTATCGACTATTTGCAGTTGATGTCCGGGAATGGAAAGAGTGATTCCAGACAGCAGGAAATCTCTGATATTTCCCGTTCGCTGAAAAGTCTTGCCAGAGAGCTCAATGTACCGGTAATTGCATTGTCCCAGTTAAGTCGTCAGGTGGAGCAGCGACCGGACCATCGCCCAATGCTTTCGGACCTTCGTGAGTCCGGAGCTATCGAGCAGGACGCCGACGTGGTAATGTTCATCTATCGTGATGATTATTATAATAAGGATACACCGGATAAGAACATTGCAGAAATCATTATAGCAAAACAAAGAAACGGTCCTATTGGTACAGTTAATCTGGTTTGGCTTCCGCAGTACACCAAGTTTGCGAATATGGAGAAAAATTAA